A region from the Brachyspira hampsonii genome encodes:
- a CDS encoding OmpA family protein, producing MRYLNIFFILLNAFILTSCFIPERRLYFSWNRLSEQTDPCNYEFNTSSNMNLIETERGMMLDTDKEIYYRLNEEKPYNIEDYVYVMNEVISFMSNNKSCILVVEGHADIIGQGKGDINFKLSERRASVIRDVILSYGFSYKRVKVFPYSDIMPKYTNDINKNRRVNFIALKCETELDKYIKYYNNYYNNITNQLNYMEK from the coding sequence ATGAGATATTTAAATATATTTTTTATTTTATTAAATGCTTTTATTTTGACCTCATGTTTTATACCTGAAAGAAGATTATATTTTTCTTGGAACAGACTTTCTGAACAAACGGATCCATGCAATTATGAATTTAATACAAGCAGTAATATGAATTTGATTGAAACTGAAAGAGGAATGATGCTGGATACTGATAAAGAAATATATTACAGATTGAATGAAGAAAAACCTTATAACATAGAAGACTATGTATATGTTATGAATGAAGTTATAAGTTTTATGAGTAATAATAAAAGCTGCATTTTAGTTGTAGAAGGGCATGCTGATATTATAGGTCAAGGCAAAGGAGATATTAACTTTAAATTATCAGAGAGAAGGGCTAGTGTTATAAGAGATGTTATACTTTCTTACGGATTTTCTTATAAAAGAGTTAAAGTTTTCCCATATAGTGATATAATGCCTAAATATACAAATGATATTAATAAAAATAGGAGAGTAAATTTTATAGCACTTAAATGTGAAACAGAGCTTGACAAATATATAAAATATTATAATAATTATTATAATAATATTACTAATCAGTTAAACTATATGGAGAAATGA
- a CDS encoding tRNA dihydrouridine synthase: MKKNILIEGVNIPSRFFLAPMAGYTDYVFRRLSRKFGAGLLITELVSAAALARQVKKTYIYMEHKEDEYPISLQLFGANEDDYKRAIEITDLKGFSFIDINMGCPTKKVVKNNGGAGLLEDTDKMISILNAVKSVSPLPVSVKIRLGLKRGEGGEIERALAMKENGACFLALHGRYASDMYRGTADWEAIAKVKEALGKDYILIGNGDIKNKEDALKAFNISKVDGIMVGRGAIGNPWIFVELNTIFEDNNEYKMREEDKLKNIIKEHINGCCELYGEVSGIHFMRKFVMKYLTGYRMENKIELMKCESKEELFKILDKIIIE; encoded by the coding sequence ATGAAAAAAAATATATTAATAGAAGGTGTTAATATACCATCGAGATTCTTCTTAGCTCCTATGGCCGGATATACGGACTATGTATTTAGAAGATTATCAAGGAAATTCGGAGCAGGACTTTTAATAACAGAACTAGTGAGTGCTGCTGCTTTAGCAAGACAGGTAAAAAAAACATACATATATATGGAGCATAAAGAAGATGAATACCCTATATCGCTTCAGCTATTCGGAGCAAATGAAGATGATTATAAAAGAGCTATAGAGATAACAGATTTAAAAGGTTTTTCCTTTATAGATATAAATATGGGATGTCCTACAAAAAAAGTTGTAAAAAATAATGGCGGAGCAGGACTTTTAGAAGATACTGATAAAATGATTTCAATATTAAATGCTGTAAAAAGTGTATCGCCTCTTCCGGTGAGCGTAAAAATAAGATTAGGACTAAAAAGAGGCGAAGGCGGAGAAATAGAAAGAGCATTAGCCATGAAAGAAAACGGAGCTTGCTTTCTAGCACTGCATGGAAGATATGCAAGCGATATGTACAGAGGAACTGCTGATTGGGAGGCAATAGCAAAAGTTAAAGAAGCATTAGGTAAAGATTATATTTTAATAGGAAATGGAGATATCAAAAACAAAGAAGATGCACTAAAAGCATTCAATATTTCTAAAGTAGATGGAATAATGGTAGGACGCGGTGCTATTGGAAATCCTTGGATATTTGTAGAACTCAATACTATATTTGAAGATAATAACGAATATAAAATGAGAGAAGAAGATAAATTAAAAAATATAATAAAAGAACATATAAACGGATGCTGCGAACTTTATGGAGAAGTAAGCGGAATACATTTTATGCGTAAATTCGTTATGAAATATCTAACAGGATATAGAATGGAAAATAAAATAGAACTTATGAAATGCGAAAGCAAAGAAGAATTATTTAAAATATTAGATAAAATTATAATAGAATGA
- a CDS encoding GAF domain-containing SpoIIE family protein phosphatase, with protein sequence MDIYDIVDDPEKQLEVFSGIIKRMNSSNDHDETLITIISEIKTIMYTDSILLYLVDQELYNLHYEMSIGPLGSKFFGNIIDSEKPLSVRAYTTSCSLYSNDPQEDSAFIPMKEVLGEELKNILFVPLKVRKKNIGSLFLINKKNGKFIEKDTVVMSLFANLVSLALVNKMVYDRAQSRAYEVGALYQMSISINKCETIEEILNDNISIVCEAFEAHRVSVILKENGVFKFKAGIGIDEDVLKYGVVTVDDNVLSEVLRTGKPVYSFNVDKDIRFRPNKNLRYTRNSFMVAPIMAKDEIIGFLSATERNIDKAYNLSNLSLLEMLAQQIGENYMHILLSEESKIKESLTEEINFTEQLQKSVLPKEFPSNGLFDIAAVSIPSKNVGGDFYDYIKISDTKYALVIADVSGKGLGAGFFMTMTRSILRVYFSEMDDPSKILEATNKHIYKDSNNGMFVTCFLVVIDTENKTLTYSNAGHLTQYLLKKYEISTLDSILEMHTHGKPLGFIENATYQNKQISYSSSDTIILFTDGITETFNKSEEEYGEERLKNILKNDYDDAKELVDDIVNETVSFRGKTPQFDDITLLVARLL encoded by the coding sequence GTGGATATATATGATATAGTTGACGATCCGGAAAAACAGTTGGAAGTATTTTCCGGAATTATTAAAAGAATGAATTCAAGTAATGATCATGATGAAACTTTAATTACTATTATATCTGAAATAAAAACTATAATGTATACAGATTCTATACTATTATATTTAGTAGATCAGGAATTATATAATTTGCATTATGAAATGTCCATAGGTCCTCTTGGAAGCAAATTTTTTGGCAATATCATAGACAGCGAGAAGCCTTTGTCTGTTAGGGCATATACTACATCTTGCTCTCTATATTCTAATGATCCTCAGGAAGATTCTGCTTTTATACCTATGAAAGAGGTTTTAGGAGAGGAATTGAAGAATATATTATTTGTACCTCTAAAAGTAAGAAAAAAAAATATAGGTTCTTTATTTTTAATCAATAAAAAGAATGGTAAATTTATAGAAAAAGATACTGTTGTAATGTCATTATTTGCAAATCTTGTATCTTTAGCTTTAGTTAACAAAATGGTATATGACAGAGCACAGTCCAGAGCTTATGAGGTTGGTGCTTTGTATCAGATGTCTATATCTATTAATAAATGCGAAACTATAGAAGAAATACTTAATGATAATATAAGTATAGTTTGCGAGGCATTTGAAGCACATAGAGTATCTGTTATATTAAAAGAGAATGGTGTTTTCAAATTTAAGGCGGGGATTGGTATTGATGAAGATGTTCTTAAATACGGAGTTGTAACTGTAGATGATAATGTACTTTCAGAAGTTCTACGCACAGGAAAACCTGTTTATTCTTTTAATGTGGATAAAGATATAAGATTCAGACCTAATAAGAATCTTAGATATACTAGAAATAGTTTTATGGTAGCTCCGATAATGGCTAAGGATGAAATCATAGGCTTTCTTTCAGCAACTGAGAGAAATATTGACAAGGCATATAATTTAAGTAATTTATCATTATTAGAAATGCTTGCTCAGCAGATAGGTGAGAATTACATGCATATACTTTTATCTGAAGAATCTAAAATAAAAGAATCTCTTACAGAAGAAATTAACTTTACAGAGCAGCTTCAAAAAAGCGTACTTCCTAAAGAGTTTCCAAGCAATGGATTATTTGATATTGCTGCTGTAAGCATACCTAGTAAAAATGTGGGCGGAGATTTCTACGATTATATAAAAATAAGCGATACTAAATATGCTTTAGTTATAGCCGATGTATCAGGAAAAGGCTTAGGTGCCGGATTTTTTATGACTATGACTCGTTCCATACTTAGAGTGTATTTTTCTGAAATGGATGATCCTTCCAAAATATTAGAAGCTACTAATAAACATATTTATAAAGATTCTAATAATGGTATGTTTGTTACTTGTTTTTTGGTTGTTATTGATACAGAAAATAAAACTCTTACATATTCTAATGCGGGACATTTAACTCAGTATTTACTAAAAAAATATGAAATCAGCACTTTAGATTCTATACTTGAAATGCATACACATGGCAAGCCTCTTGGTTTTATTGAAAATGCTACTTATCAAAATAAGCAGATTTCTTATTCTAGTTCTGATACTATCATATTATTTACAGACGGAATAACAGAAACTTTCAATAAATCTGAAGAAGAATATGGAGAGGAAAGACTTAAAAATATTCTTAAAAATGACTATGATGATGCTAAAGAATTAGTTGATGATATAGTAAATGAAACTGTTTCATTTAGAGGAAAGACTCCTCAGTTTGATGATATTACTCTTTTGGTTGCTAGATTATTATAA